One region of Acanthopagrus latus isolate v.2019 chromosome 24, fAcaLat1.1, whole genome shotgun sequence genomic DNA includes:
- the LOC119015533 gene encoding kelch-like protein 41b, with the protein MDPNAIKEELRLFQSTLLQDGLKELLNENKFVDCTLKVGDRSFPCHRLIMAACSPYFREIFFTEDGKEVANTKEVVLDDVNPSILDMIVQYLYSAEIDLTDDNVQDIIAVANRFQIPSVFTVCVNYLQKKLSLSNCMAIFRMGLVLNCPRLAVAARNYIADRFEFLYKDEEFLKLAPHELFAVIGGDTLNVEKEELVFEAVMAWVRYDKERVKVLKDAFNCIRFRLLPEKYFKDKVETDELIKADPELQKTIQVVRDAYKGKLPEKPKKEEGKEGAGEEGEEEESPFPGFLNDNRRHGMYTRDFILMINDTAAVAYDVNENECFLAAMSEQVPRNHVSLVSQRNQLYIIGGLFVDEENKDVPLQCYVYLLDPLTADWVAMPPMPSPRCLFNIGESENLLFAVAGKDLQTNESLDTVMCYDADKMKWSETKKLPLKIHGHAVVSHKGLVYSIGGKTDDNKALNKMFAYNHKQSEWRELAAMKTPRSMFGAIVHNGKIVVVGGVNEEGLTASCEAYDFTSNKWEPFTEFPQERSSVNLLSNGGALYAVGGFAMVQTESKEVAPTEVTDVWQFEDDKKQWSGMLREMRYAAGSSCVSMRLNAARMPKL; encoded by the exons ATGGACCCCAACGCCATCAAGGAGGAGCTGCGCCTGTTCCAAAGCACCCTGCTCCAGGACgggctgaaggagctgctgaaTGAGAACAAGTTTGTGGACTGCACCCTGAAGGTGGGCGACCGCAGCTTCCCCTGCCACCGGCTGATCATGGCCGCCTGCAGCCCTTACTTCAGGGAGATCTTCTTCACAGAGGATGGGAAGGAGGTGGCGAACACCAAGGAGGTGGTGCTGGACGATGTCAACCCCTCCATCCTGGACATGATCGTCCAGTACCTCTACTCGGCCGAGATCGACCTCACCGACGACAACGTTCAGGATATAATTGCCGTGGCGAACAGATTCCAGATCCCTTCCGTCTTTACCGTCTGCGTCAACTACCTTCAGAAGAAGCTGTCCCTGAGCAACTGCATGGCCATTTTCAGGATGGGCCTGGTGCTCAACTGTCCCAGGCTCGCGGTGGCAGCGCGCAACTACATCGCCGACCGCTTCGAGTTCCTCTACAAAGACGAGGAGTTCCTCAAGCTGGCGCCCCACGAACTGTTCGCCGTCATCGGTGGCGACACGCTGAatgtggagaaggaggagctggTGTTCGAGGCGGTCATGGCCTGGGTCCGCTACGACAAGGAGCGCGTCAAGGTCCTGAAGGATGCTTTCAACTGCATCCGCTTCCGTCTGCTGCCAGAGAAGTACTTCAAAGACAAAGTCGAGACCGATGAGCTCATCAAGGCCGACCCGGAACTCCAGAAGACGATCCAGGTCGTCAGGGATGCCTACAAGGGGAAACTTCCAGAGAAACccaagaaggaggaggggaaggagggggcTGGAGAGGAAGgcgaagaggaggagagcccGTTCCCCGGCTTTCTGAATGACAACCGCAGACACGGCATGTACACACGCGACTTCATCCTGATGATCAATGATACGGCGGCGGTGGCGTATGACGTCAATGAAAACGAGTGCTTCCTGGCAGCCATGTCCGAGCAGGTGCCACGCAACCACGTCAGCCTGGTGTCACAGAGGAACCAGCTGTACATCATCGGAGGATTGTTTGTggatgaggaaaacaaagacgTGCCCCTGCAGTGTTACGTCTACTTG TTGGATCCGCTCACGGCCGACTGGGTTGCCATGCCGCCCATGCCTTCTCCCAGGTGCCTCTTCAACATCGGCGAGAGCGAGAACCTGCTGTTCGCCGTGGCTGGAAAGGACCTCCAGACCAACGAGTCGCTGGACACCGTGATGTGCTACGACGCTGA CAAGATGAAGTGGAGCGAGACCAAAAAGCTCCCTCTGAAGATCCACGGCCACGCTGTCGTCTCCCACAAAGGGCTGGTCTACAGCATCGGAGGAAAGACGGATGACAA CAAAGCCCTCAACAAGATGTTCGCATACAACCACAAGCAGTCGGAGTGGAGGGAGCTGGCGGCCATGAAGACGCCCAGGTCCATGTTCGGAGCCATCGTGCACAACGGCAAGATCGTGGTGGTCGGTGGAGTCAATGAGGAAGGCCTCACCGCTTCATGTGAAGCCTATGACTTCACATCAAACAA GTGGGAGCCCTTCACGGAGTTTCCTCAGGAGAGGAGCTCCGTCAACCTGTTGAGCAACGGCGGCGCCCTGTACGCCGTGGGCGGCTTCGCCATGGTGCAGACGGAGAGCAAGGAGGTGGCTCCCACAGAGGTCACCGACGTCTGGCA GTTTGAGGATGATAAGAAGCAGTGGAGCGGGATGCTGAGGGAGATGCGCTATGCTGCCGGCTCCTCCTGTGTGTCCATGCGCCTCAACGCTGCCAGGATGCCCAAACTGTAG